CAACGGCACTTTATTGCTGGATTCAAATTCCGCGCGATTGCGCGACAGCGGTTCGTGAACTTCGACCCACCGGCTGCCGTCCGGCTCGGTGGTGACTTTAACCGGCTGATCGATAAGCTGCACCCGGGTTCCGACCGGGACATTGTCGAACAGGTATTTAATATCGGCGTTACGCAGACGAATGCAGCCCTGGCTCACGCGCAGCCCGATGCCAAAGTTTGAATTGGTACCATGAATAGCATACAGCCTGCCGATATACAGGGCATATAGCCCCATCGGGTTGTCCGGCCCTGCAGGCACGAAGGCTGGCAGCGTTTTGCCCTCTTTGGCGTAGGCCCGACGGGTGTTTGGCGTTGGTGACCAGGTTGGCCCGTCCTGCTTGCGCTCAACGGCGGTGACCCAGTTGCGCGGCGTCTCGCGCCCGGCTTCACCGATACCGATTGGGAAGATCTCAACGGTGTTGCTCCCTTTCGGATAATAATAGAGACGCATCTCCGCCACGTTGACCACAATGCCCTCGCGCACCGTCGGCGGCAGGATCAGCTGCTGCGGCACAACCAGCTGTGTACCGGCTTTGGGTAAAAACGGATCGACACCCGGGTTGGCCTCCAGCATATTGCTGAGCCCCTGCCCGTGCTGCGCCGCAAACGCCTCCAGCGGCAATTTATTATCATGCGGAACGACGATCGTCTGCGCGCTTCCTACCAGGCGGCTCCCTTCAGGCGGCAACGGATAGCTCACCGCCAGTACATTCTGGCTCACCAGTAAAGCAGTAATAAAACCCAACTTCTTAATACGACCCATCATTCCCTTCCTCTGTCGCTCCACGTGTCTGACAAGCATAGTCTTGTTGCTGCGTTTATAGCCAGCCAACAAATCATCATTACGATGAATATCACCCGTTTAGCTCATGCCGGGATAA
This DNA window, taken from Leclercia adecarboxylata, encodes the following:
- the ldtA gene encoding L,D-transpeptidase yields the protein MGRIKKLGFITALLVSQNVLAVSYPLPPEGSRLVGSAQTIVVPHDNKLPLEAFAAQHGQGLSNMLEANPGVDPFLPKAGTQLVVPQQLILPPTVREGIVVNVAEMRLYYYPKGSNTVEIFPIGIGEAGRETPRNWVTAVERKQDGPTWSPTPNTRRAYAKEGKTLPAFVPAGPDNPMGLYALYIGRLYAIHGTNSNFGIGLRVSQGCIRLRNADIKYLFDNVPVGTRVQLIDQPVKVTTEPDGSRWVEVHEPLSRNRAEFESSNKVPLPMTAGLRAQLTDGTVDAVKVDGALERRSGMPVNIGYGARETPLVATLGQ